ATGCAGCCGGAAGGGGCACGGCGGATCGCCCCGCAGCGGCCAGGTCAGTTCGTGTTCCTGACGGCAACCGCCGCCGGGGCGCGGGAAACTCACCCCTTCACGTTGACGAGCGCGGAAGGAGACGGCCGGATCAGCGTCCTGATCCGCCCGTCCGGGAACTGGACGGGCGCGGCCCAGACCGGCCTGTCGGTCACCGATCAGGTGCGCGTGGAGGGCCCGCTCGGAGCGTTCACGCCATCGGCGGGAGCCGACGCCCCTCAGCACCAGGTCTGGATCGCGGGAGGAGCCGGCATCACGCCGTTCCTGTCGGTCCTGCGGACGGCGCAGCGCGCGTCGGACGCGGACCAGCCGTCGCACGGGAAGGTCGAACTCGTCGTCGCGGCACGGGATGCCTGCGATGTGCCGTGCTGGGAAGACCTGTCCAAGTACGCCCGCAAGCTGCCGTGGCTGACACTCACTCCGGCGTTCAGCGCGCTGGGCGGAAGGCTCGACGAGGGCGCTGTCGACCGTCTCGCGGCCAGCAGGCCTGAAGGCACCGTATGGTATCTCTGCGGTCCGGCGGGCCTTACGTCTATGATCCAGCACAGGCTGAAGCAGGATTCGAGCGCCCACCGGCAGGTGCACCGTGAACTGTACGAATGGCGGGCGGTGGCACGGGGGCGCCAGTGAGCGCACACCGTTGAAAAGAGGCAGATGGACTTCAATCGCTTCGAATCTGCCGGATTCACGGTCAACTGGTGCGCTCGGTTGTTCGAGCGTCGAATGGCCGAAGTGCTCCGCCCCCTCGGGCTCACCCCGGCATACCTTCCCGCGCTTTTTACGCTGTCCGCCGTCGGCGGGGCGACACAGGGTGAGCTCACGAAGGTCTCGGCGATCCAGCAGCCGACGATGGCCCTCACCCTGCGCCGGATGGAACGCGACGGGTTGATCACCCGGGTTCAGGACGAGGAGGACCGCCGCCGAGCGATCATTCGGCTCACTCCTCGGGCCGAGGAACTCATGCCACAGGTGGAAGAGCTCGCGCGAGGCATCAACGAGGCGGCATTCGCCGGTCTCCCCACCGAAGCACCGGCACAGCTGCTCGCACTGCTGCTGCAGACCGCACGCAATCTCGAATAGGCAGCGGACAGAGGGCAGGGCGTCGGGTGGATCGAAGCCACCCGACGCCCTCACCTTGGTGTTCTGTCTGCCGGTCAGACGCCCGAGCGCCCCCAGCGGGTCTGTTCTTCGTCGAGCAGCCGGGTGGCTATGTTGTCCAGGGCCTGTTCCAGGAAGGCACGGTCGTCCGGGTCGGTGACCGACCAGTCGTCCAGCCGGGTGTCGAGCCAGCGGCGCCACGCCGCTCGGAGGAGCTGGAGTTCGCCTTCGCCGGCCGGGGTGAGCTGGACACGGCCGTCGTCGATCTGAACGTATCCGGCACGCGCGACGCCGGAGAAGACGGGTTCGACGACGTCGCCGGGCACCCGGTGGGCACGGGCTATCGCGTGGATCGTCGCTCCCCCTCCCCAGATACGGGAACGTACGTACGTCTGCCCCAGGACCCAGGCCTGTCCGGGCGTCAGCCGGCTGCCGGAGTCGGCGAGGATCCGCTGGGGAGTGCCGTCGTCCTCGCGCCGCGGTTTCCTCATCACGGCGGCGACAGAGCGTTCCAGCTGGGCGACGCGGTCGGCTGAGTCCGGGGCCGCGAAGCCCTCCCCCAGGTCGGTGGCCCCGGCGCGGGCGCTGTCACGCAAAGGCATCTCCTTGAGGAACCAGGCGGCGGCGAAGCCGACGAGCGCGACGGGGACGACCCAAAGGAAGACGTGGTTGATGGCATCCGCGTAGGCGTCGATGATCGGAGCGGCCTGCGCGGCACGCAGCGCCTTGACGCCTGCCGGACTCTGCACCGCCTCGGCCGGCACTCCGGGGACGGCGGCCAGGGCCTCTTTCAGAGTGGGTCCGAGATCGCTGTTGTAGAGGGTGCCGAAGACGGCCGCGCCGAAGGTGCTGCCCAGGGTCCGGAAGAACGTGACACCCGAGGTGGCGGTACCCAGTTGGGCGTACGGGACGGTGTTCTGCACGACGATCGTCAACACCTGCATGCACAGGCCGATACCGAGTCCCAGAACGAACATGTAGAGGGATTCCAACGGGACACCGGTGTCCCGCCCATATCGTCGACATCAGGAACAGGGCGAGCGCCATGACAGCCGTGCCGGCGAGGGGGAACACCTTTTGTATCGGCCCGTACGGCTGACGACAGTGCCGGAGAGGATCGACGTGCCCAGCAGTCCGACGACCATGGGCAGGGTGCGTACACCGGACGCGGTCGCGGAGACCCCGTCCACATACTGAAGGTAGGTGGGCAAATAGGTCATCGCGCCCAGCATCGCGAAGCCGACGATGAAACTGAGCACGGAACAGACGAGGAAGACAGGACTGCGGAAGAGGCCCATCGGCAGCATGGGCTCCTTGGCCCGGGTCTCGACGAACACGAAGGCCGCGAGCAGGACGAGCGATGCCGCTATCAGCCCGAGGATGGTCGCCGAACTCCAGGCGTACTCGGTGCCGCCCCATTCCAGTGCGAGGACCAGACCGCACGTGCCGAGAGCGACCAGGGCGATGCCGACGTAGTCGATGACGGGTCGCGTCGCGGCCCGCACGGCCGGGATGGTCGGGCCGCCATCGTCACCATGACGACGGCGACGGGCACATTGACGTAGAAGCACCAGCGCCAGCTGACGTGGTCCGTGAGCAGGCCGCCGAGTGTCGGTCCCACGACCGTGGTGACGCCGAAGACGGCGCCGAGCGCTCCTTGATACCTACCGCGTTCGCGGAGCGGGATCACGTCCGCGATCAGGGCCATCGCTGTGACCATCAACCCGCCACCGCCGATGCCCTGGACAGCGCGGGCGGCAATCAGCATCACCATGCTGTTGGCGGCTCCGGCAATCACCGATCCCGCCACGAAGACGACCGCGCTCGCCTGGAAGACCCGCTTCCGTCCGAACAGGTCGCCGAACTTGCCCACC
The Streptomyces sp. CGMCC 4.7035 DNA segment above includes these coding regions:
- a CDS encoding MFS transporter; the protein is MAVTTPTSTIASPRLSRRQTNIVFVTILLGVLLAAIDQTIVSTALPTIVADLGGTGHMAWVVSAYMLAEAVSTVLVGKFGDLFGRKRVFQASAVVFVAGSVIAGAANSMVMLIAARAVQGIGGGGLMVTAMALIADVIPLRERGRYQGALGAVFGVTTVVGPTLGGLLTDHVSWRWCFYVNVPVAVVMVTMAARPSRPCGPRRDPSSTTSASPWSLSARAVWSSHWNGAAPSTPGVRRPSSG
- a CDS encoding MarR family winged helix-turn-helix transcriptional regulator, which encodes MDFNRFESAGFTVNWCARLFERRMAEVLRPLGLTPAYLPALFTLSAVGGATQGELTKVSAIQQPTMALTLRRMERDGLITRVQDEEDRRRAIIRLTPRAEELMPQVEELARGINEAAFAGLPTEAPAQLLALLLQTARNLE